A DNA window from Schistocerca piceifrons isolate TAMUIC-IGC-003096 unplaced genomic scaffold, iqSchPice1.1 HiC_scaffold_1826, whole genome shotgun sequence contains the following coding sequences:
- the LOC124741063 gene encoding piggyBac transposable element-derived protein 4-like has translation CHGSAVIHVKTYLCVLSLYIIQLFVIMFRRGLSDAEIADLINHSDTLDNVESDSDDSECNGVFEEDEIDDSLSSDEDENDVEGVASNPAAVPYPKDSEWTAVDTYRPLPVNTTPRQILVDIDESSSVLDCSKVFLTDSDVNELKRQTNLYASQTIQKKRRGNNLKPHSVLSSWKPVTISEMRRFLGIIFHMCVSKKPKIADHWSTNPVLSCNFCPHVMSRLRFTQILSCLHLVDNSNQKKPGEDGFHPLYKVLPYYNNLKERCIQAYRPSEKVTIDEGICPFRGRVSFRVYMQNKPHKYGLKVYAVAEASSGYVVNFEVYAGKHIVDNSSSAVILRLLSDSSLLNKGHTVYLDRFYSSPELFQQLAEKGTGAVGTVNKSRKGLPKDLVSAKLKKGEMSFRRKDNVLAMKWKDKRDVYTLSTRHQATFGTHTKRNGSVVLKPLQVLDYNLNKIGVDIGDQRLQYNPFQHRTVKWWRKLYFHLLLMGVSNAFWLYNAVHRKKITITDFITVLAVQLVEDDTLEFIPRNEGTVGRLTKRHFLQHIPATTKKYAARVCHVCSSRSKKQSGKASRKETRYECEQCGVALCLEPCFKIFHTKKQYDSV, from the exons atgtcacggcagcgctgtaattcatgttaaaacttatctttgcgttctcagtctgtatatcattcagttgtttgtcatcatgtttcggcgcggtttatcagacgcagaaattgcggatttgatcaatcatagcgacactctggataatgtagagagtgattcagacgattctgaatgcaatggtgtgtttgaag aagacgagattgatgacagtttgtcttcagatgaagacgagaatgatgttgaaggtgttgcttcaaatccagcagctgtgccgtatccgaaagacagtgagtggactgcagttgacacctaccgacctctgcctgtcaacacgacacccaggcagatactagtggatattgatgagtcgagttctgtactggattgcagtaaagtgttccttactgacagtgacgtaaatgaactcaagagacagacaaatttgtatgcatcacagacaatacagaagaaaagaagaggaaataatctgaagccccattcagttttgagttcgtggaagccagtgactataagtgagatgaggcgtttcttgggtattattttccacatgtgtgtttcgaaaaagcccaaaattgcggaccattggagcactaatcctgttcttagttgtaacttttgtccccatgtcatgagccgtttgcgtttcactcagatactgtcatgcttgcatcttgttgacaattcaaatcagaaaaaaccaggcgaagatggatttcatccactttacaaagttttgccatattataataatttgaaggagcgatgtatccaggcatatcgtccctcagaaaaagtgacaattgatgaaggaatttgcccatttcgaggtcgtgtgagtttccgtgtttacatgcaaaataagcctcataagtatggactgaaagtatatgctgttgctgaagccagtagtggctatgttgtaaattttgaagtttatgctggtaagcatattgttgacaattcttcgtctgcggttattttgcgattgttgtctgacagcagcttgctgaacaaaggccacactgtgtatttagatcgattttattccagtccagagctatttcagcaactggcagagaaaggcactggagctgttggtactgtgaacaaatccaggaaaggattgcctaaagatttagtatctgctaagctgaaaaagggcgaaatgtcttttcggcgtaaagataatgtattggcaatgaagtggaaagataagagagatgtgtatacattgtctacaaggcatcaagcaacatttggtacgcatactaagagaaatgggtctgtagtattgaaaccacttcaggtacttgattacaacctcaataaaattggagtggatattggagaccaacgcctgcagtacaatccgttccagcacagaactgtgaaatggtggcgaaaattatatttccatttgctgcttatgggagtatcaaatgcattttggctgtacaatgcagtgcacaggaagaaaattacaataacagactttataacagtgcttgcagttcagcttgttgaagacgacacacttgaattcattccaagaaatgaaggaactgtaggtcggctaacaaagagacattttttgcagcacatacctgcaactactaagaagtatgctgctcgtgtgtgtcacgtgtgcagttccaggagcaagaaacagagtggcaaggcttctcgcaaagagacacgatacgaatgtgaacagtgtggcgttgcactctgcctggaaccttgctttaaaattttccacactaaaaaacaatatgattctgtgtga